One Prinia subflava isolate CZ2003 ecotype Zambia chromosome 8, Cam_Psub_1.2, whole genome shotgun sequence DNA window includes the following coding sequences:
- the EIF6 gene encoding eukaryotic translation initiation factor 6, producing the protein MAVRASFENNNELGCFAKLTNAYCLVAIGGSENFYSVFEGELFGTIPVVHASIAGCRIIGRMCVGNRHGLLVPSSTTDQELQHIRNSLPDSVRIQRVEERLSALGNVTTCNDYVALVHPDLDRETEEILADVLKVEVFRQTVADQVLVGSYCVFSNQGGIVHPKTSIDDQDELSSLLQVPLVAGTVNRGSEVIAAGMVVNDWCAFCGLDTTSTELSVIESIFRLNEAQPSTIATNMRDSLIDSLT; encoded by the exons ATGGCGGTCCGCGCCAGCTTTGAGAACAACAACGAGCTGGGCTGTTTCGCCAAGCTCACCAACGCTTATTGCCTCGTAGCCATCGGCGGCTCCGAGAACTTCTACAG CGTGTTCGAGGGGGAGCTCTTCGGGACCATCCCGGTGGTTCACGCCTCCATCGCCGGCTGCCGCATCATCGGCAGGATGTGTGTGG GGAACAGGCACGGGCTGCTGGTGCCGAGCAGCACGACagaccaggagctgcagcacatccGCAACAGCCTTCCAGATTCCGTGCGGATCCAGCGCGTGGAGGAGCGGCTGTCGGCGCTGGGCAACGTCACCACCTGCAATGACTACGTGGCGCTGGTTCACCCAGACCTGGACAGG GAGACAGAAGAGATCCTGGCAGATGTGCTGAAGGTGGAGGTGTTCAGACAAACAGTAGCAGACCAGGTGCTGGTTGGAAGTTACTGTGTTTTTAGTAACCAAGGAGGAATCGTGCACCCCAAAACTTCCATCGATGACCAGGATGAGCTCTCTTCTTTGCTGCAGGTCCCACTTGTG GCGGGGACGGTGAACCGCGGCAGCGAGGTGATCGCGGCGGGGATGGTGGTCAACGACTGGTGCGCCTTCTGCGGGCTGGACACCACCAGCACCGAGCTCTCCGTCATCGAGAGCATCTTCAGGCTCAACGAGGCTCAGCCAAGCACCATCGCCACCAACATGAGGGATTCCCTGATTGACAG CCTGACATGA